DNA from Rosa rugosa chromosome 6, drRosRugo1.1, whole genome shotgun sequence:
CCACAAAAGAGCTGCGGCAGAAACCAACCTTCTGGGCATCTCTCTCCGCTTTCGTTTACCAAGTCTTCCGCAGCAAAATTGTAGACTTCAGactgacccaaaaaaaaaaaaatatcgtaGAAGACCATGAccgtttcttttgttttgttcataCTTTTCTTAATATTCCCTCTCTTGTCTTGTCTCGTCTTTCTCCAACTCcaaaatgctttttttttttttttttttttttttgagaaagacgtttttgacaaaagaagtaaaaaaaaaaaatgacgatTCAGTTTGGTAAATTGACAAAACATATTTGCTTGAGGATAAGGAATGATTTCATTTCACTCAGAGTGATCGTATATATGAGTTCGTAGTTAATAGGATTGAGAACAATATTTTCGTTAGATGTTATTAGATAGACCAACAATTACTAGTCATTTCCTTACATAATTTGTTTGATTAAAGCCAAATTGAGTATTATGTGTTCCGTCCAATAACTAAAATATCGAATATCAAtagtaaaaaaaatagaaattttgaTGGAAATATCAAGAAAATTTCGATCTAagtaaatttttgaaaaaaatgatgaaaatttagaaagtaacatgcaaatcattaatgaatttttatgaaatgtttacatgatcagttacctATAATATTTCAAAACAAGTGTTTGATGAACTTAATTGTATAATGATTGTAGTAATTTGGAGTATAATAAGATACACTGACATAACAAAGATATATTCTACATGAGAATTCTCAAAAATGATTTAAATAGGAGATTAGGAgagttaattattaattataacAATATTTTACAATTAAATACATATGTTAAAATAAATCGGTCTtcaaataaacagaaaaagaaatagaaaatggTCCATTAAAATAcatagaaaagttttttttttttaatagagccAAATGTTTACTAGTTAGCAAATTAGATAATTAGAAGATTTATAAGCATAGAGGGAAAAGACACAAAGAGCAATACATGAccctataaatttttaaagttttCCCCTTTAGATGTTATCAGTTTAGTTGGATTGGATAAGGACAAGAGTTAGTTTTCACGAGCCACATATCGCGAGAGAGGGCGATAATCTCGGAATTTTGcgaaaattttgaatatttcgGGAAATATCGCGAAAATTTCGAATATTTCCTAAAATAACgagaaatttcaaaaatttctccTGATATTCTCTTGGTAAGTCAAAGATATATCGAGATCCTAAAAAAATGGAAATATCGAGGATATTATCGATTTTTCAGTCCTTGGTTCCGTCTTGACTTGTTTTCTTAATGAGTTCAAGCATGAGTTTGGCTGAATCTATTGATAATCATATGCAACTCATCTTTGAGTTCTTTGTAGTCTCtaggtttttactttttagagTTTGATGAAGTTTCAATACATTGAATTTCTCATATGGCCTTAAACTCATATAGTTAAAAGAATAAATTGCTTTGCATAAAGCTAGCCTAATACGTGTTGGTGATAACCAACAAGTAGACTCATAAGTATGTGGAATAGTGAAAGTGAAACCATAAAAAGTTGCGGAAACTTACTTACATCATATAATAAATTTTGAACATTGAATAGCAACGTCTTAATTCTTaaatattcaatttttatttttattttttgagaatgtAACTATTCAAAATTAAAAAGGTAAAACTACAAAATCTTCATTTAACAAGTAGGTGTAATGTTAACTCTAAAGATCAGATGTTAACATCACCTTTTCCACTATCCATTTCTACTAATTCCCATTTTGGTTATTGGTTATGGAAACATGGACTTGTCACATTTTGAATTTATCCTCTCCGTACTTTATCAGATCCGACCCATCACCCCttgtttaaagaaaagaaatcttCATTTactcgcaaaaaaaaaaaaaaaaaacagtggaGATCCAACCCATCACCCCttgtttaaagaaaagaaatgttgTATGAATAAAGTAAGATAAGATATTATGGGATTTGACTATTTGAGAAGGGTCCTTGTCGACGTCCGAAGAAtttaagaaagaagaagaagaagaagacaaaccACGTCTTTGAACCTCCCTGAGTCCCTCCTTTTTTAAGGCGGTGCCGGTTTATCTTCATTCAACGACCCTCTTTGTATTTtatcattttcattatttttgttttgttctttttaatttccaaagagagagagagaggttttcgAAGTTTGACGTTGGAATATATGGTCGAATGAACCAGCTGAATCCTAGGCCGTCTTCCTAGTTTCCTCTGCTACTCTCGACCAAACGAtccttaaaacacaaaaacaatgTCCCATTCTCATCGATCATCATCGGaatatccaaaatccaaaaccaaagaGAGCAAGACTTTCGGCTCATCATCGGAAAAAAAGATCAAGAAAATGGGCGACGGGAATAACACCAACAACTACAAGATGTTCAAGTTCTTCAACCGCAAGTTCAAGATCAGCGAGTTGAAGCCACCTCCAGACGTCAAGGACATCTTCTCCAAGTTCGCCGCCGGCGGGGACCTCATGTCCCCCGACCAGTTCCGTACGTTCTTGATCGAACACCAGGCCGAGAAATCCGTTTCTTTGGCCGACGCCAAGCGCATCCTACATGAGTTCTCGCTCCGACGACAGCATCTTACGGACCCGAAACACAAGAAAGACAAGAAACAGTCCAAAGAGAACAAAACTGCCGCGCCGGCCCACCAAACACATGAGCACGGCCTCACTTTGGACGAATTCTTCAATTTCCTATTCGAGGAAGAATTCAACGGCCCCATCAAACGAGAGGTTGGTGAAATCCGCACTCCCTAATTTTCGCTTTTTAGGAAATGTGAAATTTTTACTCTGATTTGTGCTTATGATGCTGAGAAGAAATCAGGGGACCAATTTGGGTTTGTTTGTTATTGTTGTTGGTGGGTGAGATTGTGTTAAATGTGGTTGgaaattttggtgcttttttgtttttcaggtACACCATGATATGACTGCTCCGTTGTCGCATTATTTCATATATACAGGGCACAATTCGTACCTTACTGGGAATCAACTCAGCAGTGACTGTAGTGATGTGCCAATCATTAAGGCTTTGGAGAGAGGGGTCAAAGTAATTGAGCTTGATTTATGGCCAACGTCTTCGAAACAGGATGTTCAAGTTTATCATGGAAGGTACTAATCCGCTTAGTAAAGCTCAGTTGAATTAGGTACTACTGTTTGTTTTTCGACTTTTCCTTTATAGTTTAGGGATGGCAAAGTAGAATAAGAACCTTCTGCACAATGCAGGACCTTGACGGCTCCTGTGACACTCGTCAAATGCTTGAAATCCATTAAAGAACATGCTTTTGATAAATCTCCATACCCTGTTGTTATTACTTTTGAAGACCACCTTACGACCAAGCTTCGGTGTATAGTTGCAGAGGTACTTAGCTTTCATTAGTTCTTATAGATGGTCTAGTATTCAGTTCTGTTTGAAGGTTGAGATTGTAGTTACAGTACGCATCTGTTGCTCTCACATTTTTTGTTAGTTTGTGACCTAGAATTGGTGATTTAATGTGTAGATGGTTACCCAAATATTTGGAGATATGTTGTATTATCCAAAGCCAGAAGACCCGATGACAGAATTTCCTTCACCTGAAGCTTTAAAATATCGGATTATTATCTCAACCAAGCCACCAAAAGTAGGTGAAGGCAATGACAAGGATTCATCTGAAGAATCAGAAAAGGTGAGCTGAGTAATGCAGTTTATGTTCTCACCAATTTGGTTTCTCAGCACATGTTTCTTTACGTTACTTCTTTTAATGGGTACAGAGTGACTGCAGTGATAAAGAAACTGAGAGCAAAACTGCAGTTGACATCAAACCCATCCAGTCAGAAGCACCTGAGTATGCGGAACTTATAACAATCCATGCTGGAAAACCACAAGGTGGTTTGAAAGAGGCTCTAGAGGTTGGTGAAAAAGTAAGACGTCTTAGTTTGAGTGAACAAAAACTAGAAAAGGCTGCTGAAGATCATGGAGCTGATATTGTTAGGTAATATCTGCGGCAAGCAGATATCTGAGCCTTTTGTTATCTGTGTTCTCTAGTGGTTTCCGTTAGGTAATGATTCTGATACTTGGTGTTGTGTTATGATCTCTAGGTTCACACAGAGGAACATTCTAAGGATCTACCCCAAGGGAACACGAGTTACCTCCTCGAATTACAAACCGCATGTTGGGTGGATGCATGGAGCTCAAATGGTTGCGTTTAATATGCAGGTTAGCTTTGAAGTTTCGTGACTAATCTTACCATTAACTAATAATATGTCGATGGCAGAGATCGATAAGAAATATAACCCGATCTCTGCATACAAAACTTTATAACAGGGACGTGACAAATTACTATGGTTGATGCATGGGATGTTTAGAGCCAATGGAGGGTGCGGTTACGTGAAAAAGCCTGGCTTTTTGATGCATAAGGGCCCAAATAATGAGGTTTTTGATCCTAGAAGGCACTTGATGGTGACAAAGACATTGAAGGTGAGAGGACAATTTATTTAACTTGAGTTTTCAGCATATTGGCAATGATCTCAGAGCATTGATGTTCATTGACAGGTGAAAGTATACGTTGGGAACGGATGGCACTTGGATTTTAGTCAAACACACTTCGATTCGTTCTCCCCACCAGACTTCTACACAAAAGTTAGTAAGATCCGTTTTGTTTTTCCAGTGATTCGAGAATTTATTGTTGCTGTATCACTAGTGTTTTATGGACTTTGATCATGGATTTAGAAGCCTTTTCTATGTACAAAACCTCATACAGTAGTGGGAACTACTAGCCAATTCCATAAGACTTTTGTGTCTAACAATTATAGATGAATGTTCAACTAGGAAAAGTGCATGGTCCATTAGTGTCTGGCTAGTACTGAAAGTATTTCATGGGTTTATGGCAGGTTTATATTGTTGGAGTGCCTGCAGATTGTGCCAAGTAcaaaacagaaataaaaaaCGACGAATGGATACCTGTTTGGGATGAAGAGTTTACATTCGGTATGACCGTTCCAGAGCTCGCTATACTTCGGATTGAAGTTCGAGAGTATGACAGGTCTGATAAAGATGACTTTGGTGGCCAGACGTGTTTGCCGGTCTCGGAGCTAAGAACCGGGTTCCGGTCAGTCGCAGTTTACGATCATAAGGGTGAGAAATACACATCTGTAAGGCTCCTAATGCGGTTTCAATTTGAGTCAAATCTCGCACCTGCCTAGTCTATACTCCATAGCAATCATCCCTATCCATCATGGTGTTTGTCTTTTGAGGCCTTTGTCATGGTTTCAATAGCATACACAGGTACTCGATCTGTAATTAGTGAGAAAGTTGATTATGCTCTTGGGATTACTTTGGATTGAAGCCATGACATTGACTTAGAAAACTGCTAGTGGACAGTGGGGTTTTCCTAATTTTACAAATCAATGATGAGTTTATCTAATCAGCTATTTGAAGAAAGCACCATCCGCAATCCACTCTATGAGATGAAGAGTTTGTACATTGCAGACGTGTTTATTTATCTAACATGAGTATACTAACAATGATACAGTTCCAAATCACAATCGATATGCCAGTTGGACTCCACTTTAGACAAGTACATGAAAATTAGACTTGGGATGAACCATTGCAAATGGCCTTGTGGTTGAGCGTTTTGATTGAGAATTCCCTACCCGCGTACGACTcacgaagctgtcaaagtgatCTGACATTATGTTGCAATGCATAGTcagagcatttcacatgcgctgagAGATTAGTCTTTAGACCTAGAAAGTCTTTAAAATATTCAAACACGGTCAAAAGAAAGAACAATATTAAGAATTTGTCTCCGGTTCATCGCTAGATCATTCTGGATATACAATCATTGTATAAGAAGAAATACAATCATTCTATAAGAAGAAGGTTACCGACATGAAGAGGTGAGTAAATTGTGTGTAGGGTCGTTTGTGAATGCTGAATTGTTGATGGATCCGTCTACACGGTATAGTCATTGTCTGGCTTTTGTCAGTGGGCGTTGAAGTCAATGTCTGGTAGTATGGTAtggtgatgaactgatgattcAAATGAGTATGTCAGCAATTTAAATTGGCACCACTACTTCACCACTATGGTCGACGTAATATGATCCAGGCTGTATTGTCCTCAGAATTGGAATTGGTATATGCCATTCAATTATTCATTGATTAACTTGCAAGCGTCGTTCTTTGTTTTGCCGACTAAAATTGTTATAATGCTCTTGGTCAATACCCTACAGAGAGACAGGTAGTTCGGGACTTCAGGCTCACTATCGCATCACATCACAGCACGTGTATCATGTGTTGTAGTAAAATACGTACTCCTTGAGCATTTACACAGGGGTCACTATTACTGTGTAAAAAAAGCACTATGCTCTTGAAGTATTATTGGACACTTGGCTCTCCATCAGTATTTTAGTCaattgaaatgaaaaattagaaaatagcGACTATATTTTTATCAATACAAAGGAATGTTACGCGGAACAGCTGGCAAGCAAGTATAATCCTTGGTTGATATGTACTTATCAAATCATCAAATGAGTGATATTTGCTTAACCATGAAGTCAGCCTGAGATATTAGTTGTGATTTATTAAGGTAAGTGTGTGATATCAGAGTCATATTTGACTTGTTTTTTCTTTCGGATTTTGGGGTTCAAGAACAAACAGCATGACCAACACCACCCTCATCATAGCAGCTTTTGAACCTCTGTAACTAAGAGCAATTCCAAcaacttccctataatttctgtattatagggaagcaaaactcaaagttttaatatatttttcttctccaactctaacagattccctattttacaaccatctctaaaatcttcatatTCTCTCAGCGCATGGTAAGAGAAtttagttttctctttcctcactttccctaaaatatgaatagttatagggaatctgttggagcaaaagagacttattttttcctaaaatagagaaaaatcaaaatatatgaAATCTGTTAGAATTGCTCTAATTGGAAAAACAAGAGCCGTTAGCTACGATACATCTTTATCCGTTAGTAATTTGTCGTGTAATAATAGTTCGAGAAGAATTTAAGTCAGAAAAACACCACTTTTTATCTGCCTCTCAGAAGAGAGGCAGTTGTAAAGTAATAAAAGCGAAGAGTAAGCTGGAATTGAAACTGGACCCCACCTCATCCTTCTTCAATTTTCCCACGGTTCTTGATTCTGCCTACACTTCCATCATTTCCACACCCAAAAAATCCCAAACAACAAACAGACACAacactccccccccccccccccccgatcgCCTGAAAAACTCTCCGGCTCCGATATGTCCAAGCAGACGAAGCAGACGTACAGAGTGTGCTTCTGCTTCCGGCGCCGCTTCCGCCTCGCCGTATCGGAGGCTCCGCCGGAGATCAAGTCCCAGTTTGACCAGTACTCCGAGAATGGCCTCATGACCCTCGATCACTTCCACCGCTTCCTGACCGAAGTCCAGAAGGAGGACCTCACCAAGGAGGAAGCCCAGGTCTTACTGGATCAGAGCCTCAACGACTTCAAGCACCTCAATATCTTCCACCGCAAGATTCTCAACCTCGAGGCCTTCTTCAAGTTCCTCTTCAGTGACAATAACCCCCCTATCTCCACCAAGGTACTTACTTACACCGGGTGGATTGTTTCGATTATTTGGGAttagtttctgggttttcgaGGTGaaattttggtgaattttgtgGATTAGGTGCACCATGATATGAATGCGCCTTTGTCGCATTATTACATACACACCGGACATAATTCCTATTTGACCGGAAATCAGCTGAGCAGTGACTGCAGTGATGTGCCGATTAAAGAAGCTCTTCTTAGAGGAGTGAGAGTGATTGAACTTGATATTTGGCCCAATTCGAAGAAAGATGATGTGGATGTACTTCATGGAGGGTATGTGTGTTTATGAGTTTCAGATCTTTGTGTAATTTGGACCGATTTGAGAAGTAGTAATGTGATAGTGAATTGGCCGCCTCAAGGTTTGTTGTTTTGTTATAGGACATTGACTGCTCCAGTGTCACTTATCAAATGCTTCCAGTGTATAAAGGAACATGCTTTTGTAAAATCTGAGTACCCTGTTGTAATTACCTTAGAGGATCATCTAACCCCTGATCTTCAGGCTAAAGTGGCTGAGGTACGTTATtttgtaattattatttttcttttatccaTAATTCTTACCTGTTGTTATTACTGTTGTGTGTCatcgatttttttttcatttttagatgATTACTCAAACATTTGGAGATGTGCTGTTTTCTCCTCCGGGATCCGAGTGTCTTAAAGAGTTTCCATCCCCAGAATCACTAAAGAGAAGGATTATTATATCAACCAAACCACCTTCAGAATATCTTGAGGCTAAAGCTGCTGCCGAAAAAGCTGCCGCAAAAGCTGCCGCAGCTGGAAATGACTTAAAGAGGGGAACGAGTTTAGCTCCTGATGAGGAAGCTTGGGGTAGAGAAGTCCCAGAACAGAAAGGAGCAGCTGCAGAAGATGACAAGGTGGTGAGGCTGTGTGTGTAACTTGCTACATTGCTGATTTGATGTGCAAATTTCTTACTTAAGTTATGATTTTAGCAGAATGAATTGGACGAAGAAGATAGCAATGAGGAATGTGTTGAGGAGTCCAAGTGCCCACAAAATGAAGCACCTGAATATAAGCGTTTAATTGCCATTCATGCTGGTAAACCCAAAGGTGGATTAGGGGAGTGTCTCAAAGTGGATCCTAATAAAGTGCGGCGTCTTAGCTTAAGTGAGCAACAGCTTGAAAAGGCATCAGGAACTCATGGAAAAGAGATAGTCAGGTATTTAATCAAAAATCTTTTATGAACTGTGCTGTATTCCTTATCGTTTCATCCTATGGCATGGTCTGCAGAATATTAATGTTTACTGCTAGAAGAGTGTACCGCTAAAATCTACTTGTTCGAC
Protein-coding regions in this window:
- the LOC133713809 gene encoding phosphoinositide phospholipase C 2-like isoform X2; its protein translation is MSKQTKQTYRVCFCFRRRFRLAVSEAPPEIKSQFDQYSENGLMTLDHFHRFLTEVQKEDLTKEEAQVLLDQSLNDFKHLNIFHRKILNLEAFFKFLFSDNNPPISTKVHHDMNAPLSHYYIHTGHNSYLTGNQLSSDCSDVPIKEALLRGVRVIELDIWPNSKKDDVDVLHGGTLTAPVSLIKCFQCIKEHAFVKSEYPVVITLEDHLTPDLQAKVAEMITQTFGDVLFSPPGSECLKEFPSPESLKRRIIISTKPPSEYLEAKAAAEKAAAKAAAAGNDLKRGTSLAPDEEAWGREVPEQKGAAAEDDKNELDEEDSNEECVEESKCPQNEAPEYKRLIAIHAGKPKGGLGECLKVDPNKVRRLSLSEQQLEKASGTHGKEIVRFTQRNILRVYPKGIRVDSSNYNPMIGWSHGAQMVAFNMQGYGRSLWVMQGMFRANGGCGYVKKPDFLLTTGPNNEVFDPQHKSSVKKTLKVKVYMGEGWYYDFKHTHFDAYSPPDFYARVGIAGVAADTQMKKTKTLEDNWIPAWDETFEFPLTCPELAVIRIEVHEYDMSEKDDFGGQTSLPLSELKKGIRAVPLHDRKGEKYKSVKLLMHFDLV
- the LOC133713808 gene encoding phosphoinositide phospholipase C 6-like; its protein translation is MSHSHRSSSEYPKSKTKESKTFGSSSEKKIKKMGDGNNTNNYKMFKFFNRKFKISELKPPPDVKDIFSKFAAGGDLMSPDQFRTFLIEHQAEKSVSLADAKRILHEFSLRRQHLTDPKHKKDKKQSKENKTAAPAHQTHEHGLTLDEFFNFLFEEEFNGPIKREVHHDMTAPLSHYFIYTGHNSYLTGNQLSSDCSDVPIIKALERGVKVIELDLWPTSSKQDVQVYHGRTLTAPVTLVKCLKSIKEHAFDKSPYPVVITFEDHLTTKLRCIVAEMVTQIFGDMLYYPKPEDPMTEFPSPEALKYRIIISTKPPKVGEGNDKDSSEESEKSDCSDKETESKTAVDIKPIQSEAPEYAELITIHAGKPQGGLKEALEVGEKVRRLSLSEQKLEKAAEDHGADIVRFTQRNILRIYPKGTRVTSSNYKPHVGWMHGAQMVAFNMQGRDKLLWLMHGMFRANGGCGYVKKPGFLMHKGPNNEVFDPRRHLMVTKTLKVKVYVGNGWHLDFSQTHFDSFSPPDFYTKVYIVGVPADCAKYKTEIKNDEWIPVWDEEFTFGMTVPELAILRIEVREYDRSDKDDFGGQTCLPVSELRTGFRSVAVYDHKGEKYTSVRLLMRFQFESNLAPA
- the LOC133713809 gene encoding phosphoinositide phospholipase C 2-like isoform X1; the encoded protein is MSKQTKQTYRVCFCFRRRFRLAVSEAPPEIKSQFDQYSENGLMTLDHFHRFLTEVQKEDLTKEEAQVLLDQSLNDFKHLNIFHRKILNLEAFFKFLFSDNNPPISTKVHHDMNAPLSHYYIHTGHNSYLTGNQLSSDCSDVPIKEALLRGVRVIELDIWPNSKKDDVDVLHGGTLTAPVSLIKCFQCIKEHAFVKSEYPVVITLEDHLTPDLQAKVAEMITQTFGDVLFSPPGSECLKEFPSPESLKRRIIISTKPPSEYLEAKAAAEKAAAKAAAAGNDLKRGTSLAPDEEAWGREVPEQKGAAAEDDKQNELDEEDSNEECVEESKCPQNEAPEYKRLIAIHAGKPKGGLGECLKVDPNKVRRLSLSEQQLEKASGTHGKEIVRFTQRNILRVYPKGIRVDSSNYNPMIGWSHGAQMVAFNMQGYGRSLWVMQGMFRANGGCGYVKKPDFLLTTGPNNEVFDPQHKSSVKKTLKVKVYMGEGWYYDFKHTHFDAYSPPDFYARVGIAGVAADTQMKKTKTLEDNWIPAWDETFEFPLTCPELAVIRIEVHEYDMSEKDDFGGQTSLPLSELKKGIRAVPLHDRKGEKYKSVKLLMHFDLV